A DNA window from Myxocyprinus asiaticus isolate MX2 ecotype Aquarium Trade chromosome 15, UBuf_Myxa_2, whole genome shotgun sequence contains the following coding sequences:
- the LOC127452574 gene encoding semaphorin-7A-like isoform X1 encodes MNLFILAALFSMVLAEISPRLKFTVLESPRFHFMKPENYTTMYHQQGTDVLYVGGLGVIYKLTFSDKGVHDMQIPVLMDENAKQTCVSKSAARKHECDNFITVIERVGDSFVVCGTRAGAPKCWLLVNDSVLTDMQQETSASEILAPFPSQRSFSLSADGNLYSALSAVAGQTGSIHRTYGSKKLLKSESKWLQNPQFAGAAVIPHSEKLKDEIYFFFSEVNNSASFDEEPYRARIGRVCMVDEGGLSNLLPNSWTTFLKARVMCGKAGTPVQYNNIKQTFVLTSDHLRIGVMYGLFSNAWNTTVVCAYSIEDIDNSFSTSKLRGYNSPLASPRPGTCAFRNNTAAHNQKILNVIKDHPEIEDMIRPVGEGPLDLPVQDYFTYIVADTVLAVNAEHYTVIYLGTESGKVLKVLHTIEGVFIIAQYSLFHDNNPIINMAIDSKKGHLYVGTEIEVQRLPLADCGHYGVSCRECILSRDPYCAWDVNKRKCTAIPADYNFSTGTLIQTLEHSNASVCGEVIAPKARSTIPKEVLVDKDGPVLLPCPVHSYHATYRWEKDNCIKLYPCTISGSSCVLAPTPDLPLKEGVFRCMAEESGLKQEVVSYKLVFNSGPLSPSLASTVGSALLLAAVALWLL; translated from the exons ATGAATCTATTCATTCTGGCGGCTCTTTTTTCTATGGTTTTGGCCGAAATATCACCTCGGCTGAAATTCACCGTATTGG aatcacCTCGGTTTCACTTCATGAAACCAGAGAACTACACAACGATGTACCACCAACAGGGAACTGATGTCCTATATGTGGGGGGCCTGGGGGTCATCTATAAGCTTACCTTCAGTGATAAAGGAGTGCATGACATGCAG ATCCCTGTGCTGATGGATGAGAATGCAAAACAGACCTGTGTCTCTAAATCAGCAGCACGGAAG CATGAGTGTGATAATTTCATCACTGTAATTGAAAGAGTTGGCGACTCCTTCGTGGTGTGTGGGACAAGAGCAGGTGCTCCTAAATGTTGGCTCCTG GTGAATGACAGTGTACTGACAGACATGCAGCAGGAAACATCAGCGTCTGAGATCTTGGCACCTTTCCCCTCTCAGCGCTCCTTCAGTCTGTCAGCAG ATGGAAATCTGTACTCTGCTCTGTCAGCGGTTGCAGGGCAGACTGGCTCTATCCATCGCACCTACGGCTCCAAAAAGCTGTTAAAGTCAGAGAGTAAATGGTTACAGA ATCCTCAGTTTGCAGGAGCTGCTGTGATTCCACACAGTGAGAAACTCAAAGATGAGATCTATTTCTTCTTTAGTGAGGTCAACAATTCAGCAAGTTTCGATGAAGAGCCATACAGGGCTCGGATAGGACGTGTCTGCATG GTTGATGAGGGAGGGCTTTCGAATTTGTTGCCAAACTCCTGGACTACATTCCTGAAGGCACGTGTGATGTGTGGGAAAGCTGGAACTCCTGTTCAGTACAACAACATCAAGCAGACGTTCGTTCTGACTTCTGACCATCTCCGCATTGGGGTGATGTACGGCCTCTTCTCCAATGCCTG gaACACAACTGTCGTGTGTGCATACTCTATTGAGGACATTGACAACTCCTTTTCTACATCTAAACTGAGGGGCTACAACTCACCATTGGCTTCACCACGTCCTGGAACG TGTGCTTTCAGGAATAACACAGCGGCTCATAACCAGAAGATTCTGAATGTGATCAAGGATCATCCTGAGATTGAGGACATGATCAGGCCTGTCGGGGAGGGACCTCTGGACTTGCCAGTACAAGACTATTTCACCTACATTGTGGCCGACACAGTCCTTGCTGTTAATGCTGAACACTACACCGTCATTTATCTGGGCACAG AGAGTGGTAAAGTCCTGAAGGTGCTCCATACCATAGAAGGAGTCTTTATCATTGCACAGTATTCCTTATTCCATGACAATAATCCCATCATCAACATGGCTATTGACTCCAAAAAG GGTCATCTCTATGTTGGCACAGAGATAGAAGTGCAGCGCCTCCCTCTGGCTGACTGTGGTCATTATGGGGTCAGCTGCCGGGAATGCATCCTTTCTCGAGATCCATATTGTGCATGGGATGTGAACAAGAGAAAGTGTACTGCTATCCCAGCAGACTACAACTTTAGCACTGG GACCCTTATTCAGACCCTTGAACACTCCAATGCTTCAGTCTGTGGAGAAGTTATAG CTCCAAAGGCACGTAGCACCATCCCCAAAGAGGTGTTAGTGGATAAAGATGGACCAGTACTTCTACCATGCCCTGTGCATTCATACCATGCCACATACCGCTGGGAGAAAGACAACTGCATCAAGCTATATCCTTGCACCATTTCTGGCTCTTCCTGTGTGCTCGCACCAACCCCTGACCTGCCCCTGAAGGAGGGCGTGTTCCGCTGCATGGCGGAGGAGAGTGGGCTGAAACAGGAGGTGGTGTCCTATAAGCTGGTTTTTAACAGTGGGCCCCTCTCCCCCTCGCTAGCCTCCACTGTGGGATCAGCTCTGCTGCTGGCTGCTGTGGCACTCTGGCTCCTGTAG
- the LOC127452574 gene encoding semaphorin-4D-like isoform X3, with the protein MRVNDSVLTDMQQETSASEILAPFPSQRSFSLSADGNLYSALSAVAGQTGSIHRTYGSKKLLKSESKWLQNPQFAGAAVIPHSEKLKDEIYFFFSEVNNSASFDEEPYRARIGRVCMVDEGGLSNLLPNSWTTFLKARVMCGKAGTPVQYNNIKQTFVLTSDHLRIGVMYGLFSNAWNTTVVCAYSIEDIDNSFSTSKLRGYNSPLASPRPGTCAFRNNTAAHNQKILNVIKDHPEIEDMIRPVGEGPLDLPVQDYFTYIVADTVLAVNAEHYTVIYLGTESGKVLKVLHTIEGVFIIAQYSLFHDNNPIINMAIDSKKGHLYVGTEIEVQRLPLADCGHYGVSCRECILSRDPYCAWDVNKRKCTAIPADYNFSTGTLIQTLEHSNASVCGEVIAPKARSTIPKEVLVDKDGPVLLPCPVHSYHATYRWEKDNCIKLYPCTISGSSCVLAPTPDLPLKEGVFRCMAEESGLKQEVVSYKLVFNSGPLSPSLASTVGSALLLAAVALWLL; encoded by the exons atgagg GTGAATGACAGTGTACTGACAGACATGCAGCAGGAAACATCAGCGTCTGAGATCTTGGCACCTTTCCCCTCTCAGCGCTCCTTCAGTCTGTCAGCAG ATGGAAATCTGTACTCTGCTCTGTCAGCGGTTGCAGGGCAGACTGGCTCTATCCATCGCACCTACGGCTCCAAAAAGCTGTTAAAGTCAGAGAGTAAATGGTTACAGA ATCCTCAGTTTGCAGGAGCTGCTGTGATTCCACACAGTGAGAAACTCAAAGATGAGATCTATTTCTTCTTTAGTGAGGTCAACAATTCAGCAAGTTTCGATGAAGAGCCATACAGGGCTCGGATAGGACGTGTCTGCATG GTTGATGAGGGAGGGCTTTCGAATTTGTTGCCAAACTCCTGGACTACATTCCTGAAGGCACGTGTGATGTGTGGGAAAGCTGGAACTCCTGTTCAGTACAACAACATCAAGCAGACGTTCGTTCTGACTTCTGACCATCTCCGCATTGGGGTGATGTACGGCCTCTTCTCCAATGCCTG gaACACAACTGTCGTGTGTGCATACTCTATTGAGGACATTGACAACTCCTTTTCTACATCTAAACTGAGGGGCTACAACTCACCATTGGCTTCACCACGTCCTGGAACG TGTGCTTTCAGGAATAACACAGCGGCTCATAACCAGAAGATTCTGAATGTGATCAAGGATCATCCTGAGATTGAGGACATGATCAGGCCTGTCGGGGAGGGACCTCTGGACTTGCCAGTACAAGACTATTTCACCTACATTGTGGCCGACACAGTCCTTGCTGTTAATGCTGAACACTACACCGTCATTTATCTGGGCACAG AGAGTGGTAAAGTCCTGAAGGTGCTCCATACCATAGAAGGAGTCTTTATCATTGCACAGTATTCCTTATTCCATGACAATAATCCCATCATCAACATGGCTATTGACTCCAAAAAG GGTCATCTCTATGTTGGCACAGAGATAGAAGTGCAGCGCCTCCCTCTGGCTGACTGTGGTCATTATGGGGTCAGCTGCCGGGAATGCATCCTTTCTCGAGATCCATATTGTGCATGGGATGTGAACAAGAGAAAGTGTACTGCTATCCCAGCAGACTACAACTTTAGCACTGG GACCCTTATTCAGACCCTTGAACACTCCAATGCTTCAGTCTGTGGAGAAGTTATAG CTCCAAAGGCACGTAGCACCATCCCCAAAGAGGTGTTAGTGGATAAAGATGGACCAGTACTTCTACCATGCCCTGTGCATTCATACCATGCCACATACCGCTGGGAGAAAGACAACTGCATCAAGCTATATCCTTGCACCATTTCTGGCTCTTCCTGTGTGCTCGCACCAACCCCTGACCTGCCCCTGAAGGAGGGCGTGTTCCGCTGCATGGCGGAGGAGAGTGGGCTGAAACAGGAGGTGGTGTCCTATAAGCTGGTTTTTAACAGTGGGCCCCTCTCCCCCTCGCTAGCCTCCACTGTGGGATCAGCTCTGCTGCTGGCTGCTGTGGCACTCTGGCTCCTGTAG
- the LOC127452574 gene encoding semaphorin-7A-like isoform X2: MDENAKQTCVSKSAARKHECDNFITVIERVGDSFVVCGTRAGAPKCWLLVNDSVLTDMQQETSASEILAPFPSQRSFSLSADGNLYSALSAVAGQTGSIHRTYGSKKLLKSESKWLQNPQFAGAAVIPHSEKLKDEIYFFFSEVNNSASFDEEPYRARIGRVCMVDEGGLSNLLPNSWTTFLKARVMCGKAGTPVQYNNIKQTFVLTSDHLRIGVMYGLFSNAWNTTVVCAYSIEDIDNSFSTSKLRGYNSPLASPRPGTCAFRNNTAAHNQKILNVIKDHPEIEDMIRPVGEGPLDLPVQDYFTYIVADTVLAVNAEHYTVIYLGTESGKVLKVLHTIEGVFIIAQYSLFHDNNPIINMAIDSKKGHLYVGTEIEVQRLPLADCGHYGVSCRECILSRDPYCAWDVNKRKCTAIPADYNFSTGTLIQTLEHSNASVCGEVIAPKARSTIPKEVLVDKDGPVLLPCPVHSYHATYRWEKDNCIKLYPCTISGSSCVLAPTPDLPLKEGVFRCMAEESGLKQEVVSYKLVFNSGPLSPSLASTVGSALLLAAVALWLL; this comes from the exons ATGGATGAGAATGCAAAACAGACCTGTGTCTCTAAATCAGCAGCACGGAAG CATGAGTGTGATAATTTCATCACTGTAATTGAAAGAGTTGGCGACTCCTTCGTGGTGTGTGGGACAAGAGCAGGTGCTCCTAAATGTTGGCTCCTG GTGAATGACAGTGTACTGACAGACATGCAGCAGGAAACATCAGCGTCTGAGATCTTGGCACCTTTCCCCTCTCAGCGCTCCTTCAGTCTGTCAGCAG ATGGAAATCTGTACTCTGCTCTGTCAGCGGTTGCAGGGCAGACTGGCTCTATCCATCGCACCTACGGCTCCAAAAAGCTGTTAAAGTCAGAGAGTAAATGGTTACAGA ATCCTCAGTTTGCAGGAGCTGCTGTGATTCCACACAGTGAGAAACTCAAAGATGAGATCTATTTCTTCTTTAGTGAGGTCAACAATTCAGCAAGTTTCGATGAAGAGCCATACAGGGCTCGGATAGGACGTGTCTGCATG GTTGATGAGGGAGGGCTTTCGAATTTGTTGCCAAACTCCTGGACTACATTCCTGAAGGCACGTGTGATGTGTGGGAAAGCTGGAACTCCTGTTCAGTACAACAACATCAAGCAGACGTTCGTTCTGACTTCTGACCATCTCCGCATTGGGGTGATGTACGGCCTCTTCTCCAATGCCTG gaACACAACTGTCGTGTGTGCATACTCTATTGAGGACATTGACAACTCCTTTTCTACATCTAAACTGAGGGGCTACAACTCACCATTGGCTTCACCACGTCCTGGAACG TGTGCTTTCAGGAATAACACAGCGGCTCATAACCAGAAGATTCTGAATGTGATCAAGGATCATCCTGAGATTGAGGACATGATCAGGCCTGTCGGGGAGGGACCTCTGGACTTGCCAGTACAAGACTATTTCACCTACATTGTGGCCGACACAGTCCTTGCTGTTAATGCTGAACACTACACCGTCATTTATCTGGGCACAG AGAGTGGTAAAGTCCTGAAGGTGCTCCATACCATAGAAGGAGTCTTTATCATTGCACAGTATTCCTTATTCCATGACAATAATCCCATCATCAACATGGCTATTGACTCCAAAAAG GGTCATCTCTATGTTGGCACAGAGATAGAAGTGCAGCGCCTCCCTCTGGCTGACTGTGGTCATTATGGGGTCAGCTGCCGGGAATGCATCCTTTCTCGAGATCCATATTGTGCATGGGATGTGAACAAGAGAAAGTGTACTGCTATCCCAGCAGACTACAACTTTAGCACTGG GACCCTTATTCAGACCCTTGAACACTCCAATGCTTCAGTCTGTGGAGAAGTTATAG CTCCAAAGGCACGTAGCACCATCCCCAAAGAGGTGTTAGTGGATAAAGATGGACCAGTACTTCTACCATGCCCTGTGCATTCATACCATGCCACATACCGCTGGGAGAAAGACAACTGCATCAAGCTATATCCTTGCACCATTTCTGGCTCTTCCTGTGTGCTCGCACCAACCCCTGACCTGCCCCTGAAGGAGGGCGTGTTCCGCTGCATGGCGGAGGAGAGTGGGCTGAAACAGGAGGTGGTGTCCTATAAGCTGGTTTTTAACAGTGGGCCCCTCTCCCCCTCGCTAGCCTCCACTGTGGGATCAGCTCTGCTGCTGGCTGCTGTGGCACTCTGGCTCCTGTAG